The Chanos chanos chromosome 9, fChaCha1.1, whole genome shotgun sequence genome includes the window TCCCTACCAAAtagtctgggggttgctgcgctaaaacataaAGCCTGTCGTCTCTTAAGTGTTACCGCAAgtggtttctgttttggtgtgcattggtcctacacgcagggaggcctaagccataaagagagaactgggatcaaaggggatagggatagagaggcagagtgagggtgatAGAATTAGatagagaagggtgaaaaagaggaagagagtttacacaactgcaactttaattactaaggaacacttaaggttaacaaatgtccttttctttctgaaagctgcgcagtgtctgcccgacagcACCATGGAGCATGTCTGGGATCAGAAATACTTTCCTGTCTGTCCCTGTATGTCCAGCACCAGCTGAAAGAGTTTTCAGTGCTGGAGGACTTTTCTTATGAGGCCCCATGGAGCATGTCTGGGATCAGAAACACTTTCCTGTCTGTCCCTGTATGTCCAGCACCAGCTGAAAGAGTTTTCAGTGCTGGAGGACTTTTCTTATGAGGCCCCATGGAGCATGTCTGGGATCAGAAACACTTTCCTGTCTCATATGTCTCTAATGCTCCACTGGACctgtgtgagagggaggaggacaCTGAGGGGCATGGACAGTATGAGGATTAGATCCAAAGTCAGTTCAGGATCCTGCTGTTCCACACTTAATATCTAATTCTGCGCTCAAAACTGCTAACACCAATCCCTTGGGGCATTTTACTTGACTAGTATAATCCTGAATATGTTCACATGGTTTGGCTGGTTTTTGTTGCctgtttgttgttctttacCTGCATAGAGAATGTTACTGCTACGCCATAATAAAAAGATGGCGTGAATCTATATTGAATGTCATAACTGAGTCTTACCTTGAGTCTGTGATGTTGAGTCTGTGATGTTGAgtcaatgaaaatgtgaaaatgtactTTACTTTTATGTGACTTTGAAGTGAAAAAGCTTTTACTTACAGTAAACTATATGAGCTCATTTGTTCCTACAGTGGGCTTAACACAGCACTTGCTTTTTGATCATCACAAATACAGTCCTACACCCTTCTCCAATATCTTACTGGCCATTTTAAGTTCCAAGTCTGTTCTTATTGGACAATGTTAGATTTCCAAACCAGGCAATAATACAAAAGGTTAACACAGATTCAGTGAACCTTCTGTAAAAGAGAGTCATCATCTCAGTAGAGACATTAGAAGAGTTCATTTTCCCcagtagaaatgttaaaaagtTCATGTTCCTCAGTAGAAATGTTAAGAGTTCGTTTTTTTCAggaaacaaacattaaaagagTTCATTTTCCTTAACAGATACATTGAAAGAGTTCATTTTCCTcagtagaaatgttaaaagagttcattttcctcagtaaaaacattaaaagagttcatttttttcaggaAGAGAAGTCTTTGCTAGACCTTTTTACAGTTAGCATCTACATGCGGTTCGAACCACTCTTATCAAGAACAATACCCAATTATTTGTTGCTCTCCACTAGGTCAATGTCAGCACCTTTTATAACAGTTGGCCGTGGGCTTGGTGATGACTTTTTGAAATCAACGAttatgtcttttgtttctgaCACATTAAGATGGAGGAAAGACTCACACCAAAGCACAAAGTCATATCCACCACTGTTCCTCCCCTTCAAGAAGGCTGACAATAACAGACTCGTCAGTAAACTTTAGGATGTGTCTGTTCTTATAGTCGCTGTGACACTCGTTAGTGTACATGTTGTAAAGAAGGCTGACAATAACAGACTCTTCAGTAAACTTTAGGATGTGTCTGTTCTTATAGTTGCTGTGACACTCATGGGTGTACATGTTGTAAAGAAGGCTGACAATAACAGACTCGTCAGTAAACTTTAGGATGTGTCTGTTCTTATAGTTGCTGTGACTCTCATTAGTGTACATGTTGTAAAGAAGACTGACAATAACAGACTCGTCAGTAAACTTTAGGATGTGTCTGTTCTTATAGTTGCTGTGACACTCATGGGTGTACATGTTGTAAAGAAGGCTGACAATAACAGACTCATCAGTAAACTTTAGGATGTGTCTGTTCTTATAGTTGCTGTGACACTCATTAGTGTACATGTTGTAAAGAAGGCTGACAATAACAGACTCTTCAGTAAACTTTAGGATGTGTCTGTTCTTATAGTTGCTGTGACTCTCATTAGTGTACATGTTGTAAAGAAGGCTGACAATAACAGACTCTTCAGTAAACTTTAGGATGTGTCTGTTCTTATAGTTGCTGTGACACTCATGGGTGTATGTAACGGTAGCGAGTGAGTCGAGTGCTGTacagtgagtatacctcactcccccgaCGCCTTAAGAGGCGCACTAGCGACTGACGCTAGcgcccatgggttttagcctccttgctagcatgCCCACCTCCCATCTCGAGAGTCGCCGGTTCGAGTCCAgtgtgaaacacaacacagagcgGTAACATGTACATGATGTAAAGAAGACTGACAATAACAGACTCATCAGTAAACTTTAGGATGTGTCTGTTCTTATAGTCGCTGTGACACTCGTTAGTGTACATGTTGTAAagaaggggggagagacagCAGCCTTGAGGGGAACGGGTGGATGAGTAGAGCGAACACCattaactctcacacactgtgaccCTATCAGTAAAAAAGTCCAGTAACCAACCAGTCAGGTTAGGATCCAGTTTAAAATGACACATGAGCCTCTCTGTGAGCAGGAATGGCTGGATGGTACTGAATGTTGAAGAGAAATCAATAGACAAGAGCCTGGTATGGGTCTGGGGTTCGTCCAAATGCCGATACAAagagtgtaacagtgtgatgaCAGCATCCTCCACAACTCTACCAGACGTGTACACAAACTGTACTGGATCTAATCGTTCTTCCACTCCTCTACAAGACGTGTACACAAACTGTAACGGATCTAATCATTCTTCCACCTGCATTAACAGCTCATTCTTCATAAGCTTCTCAAATGACTTCATAACGAAAGAGGTCAAAGCTACTAGCCTTCAGTCATTTAATTATGTATTAATTATGTACTGAATCAAACATCTgggtctctctcgctctctttttctgtcatatttatAGTTCATAAAGCGCAaaaatgtgtcactgtgtgaacacacagtcacatgcctTGGTTTATGTGTCTTTATACCATTTCTACCTGACGTCTGGAACATAATGAGAATGAAGCGGACTGAAAGGTTTATTGTTGTTCTGATAAGGTGAAGTTTGATCTTTGCACTTCATAAACCAGGAACTAACTTGTCTGATTCCTGCTCTTTGAACTTATGGTGTATAGCTGTGTCTCTCTATGGAGGCTGAGACATGTTtggagagaaacatttttaacagaaacattgGAGTAACCCAGTCAAGAGTCATTAAGATTTTAAACATGTGCTGTGAGTTCTGAACTAGGGAACCAGAACTTTCCAAACAGTTTGGACTGATGGTGAACTGGACCTGTCTGACTGAAGACTTACATAGTCACCTGACAGAAGGTAATCTTCTCTACTTCACGCTTTTCACTATTtataagaaaaacattttgatcatttttattcaaacatggtaagctttatatatatacatatatatgcattttaTTCATGTGAATTTCCCATTTTCTGCAAGTCACTGGTTGAGCGTTTGATCTGGTTCCTGATCATTTATAATGGCTGGGGGGAATCACTGTCTCACCTTAAAATGCACGCACACTTTATGTCAGTAACATAAAGAGAGTTAATTGTTATGTTTGACAGATGAGGAGTTTATTGGGAAGTTCAGTTTTTAAGATGGGCATGAATCTGACcagaatcaaacaaatgaatatggTCAACACACGCTATATGTTTGgtctctgtacacacactgctgtttataactgaatgtgactgtgtgtgtgtgagtgcaaagGACTAAAACAAGTGTATTCTCTGTGTCCACAGACCTGAACAAGTCTCACTGgacattgtgagaatggagaaaactaaaaggactgactgtggggacagagaggagaagaacactgtctgtagaatgagtcagtctggacagtgtgaggaggaggatcctgttgactacaggacacagagaccaggatctccagtacccagctgtgtgtctatgaagagtgacagatccatGCATAAACCTCCAGACTTCAGCAGAGAAGCAGTCtgctctgagtcacagtgagtgactgtattaacTGCATGTATCATATAAATTgatattaacactgtgtataatatattcatactgacaacgtcagtgtgtataaacacagctatagagagatcacacaggttacagtgagatgtgtggatattttcattcagatatttggaatcaaagagagtgaaactaaaacacaaacaaaatgctgttcatatgttgtagttcttggctgttatgaaaccaaacattgatatgattaaatgaagtaGTCACAAAACACCAGGAAATGTCACatactgattcagtcactttacctgtaaactcctcagtgattttcagatgatttttcagcagatgattcctttatgtcactctgtcacattgaccagtgtttatgacatgatatgctgtatattataCACTGACTTACCTGCTCAATTCTCCAAGACCTCAGTctcagagaccaggatctccagtactcagctgtgtgtctatgaagagtgacagatccatGCATAAACCTCCagacttcagcagagaaccagttccctctgagtcacagtgagtgactgtatttatactgtattaactCTATGTCTAATATAAACAGATATTGacactgtgtataatatattcaCACTGatagtataagtgtgtataaacacagctaaagagaggtcacacaggttacagtgagatgtgtggatattttcattcagatatttggaatcaaagagagtgaaactaaaacacaaacaaaatgctgttcatatgttgtagttcttggctgttatgaaaccaaacattgatatgattaaatgaaatggtcaccaaacaacaggaaCTGTCACatactgattcagtcactttacctgtaaactcttcaatgattttcagatgatttttcagcagatgattccttattgtcactctgtcacactgaccagtgtttatgacatgatatgctgtatattcTGCACTGACTTACCTGCTCAATTCTCCAAGACCTCAGTctcagagaccaggatctccagtacccagctgtgtgtctatgaagagtgacagatccatGCATAAACCTCCagacttcagcagagaaccagtcccctctgaaCCACAGTGAGTCTCCTCCATAAATGTAGCAGAACTGACTCAGTAAGACACTGAGTTCCcataaaaacatgagaaaatataaatgtgtgatTGACTCCACTCACAGAGGAGACAAAGCTCACATAACAGGACAGCACAGTAAAGACCAGTATCAGTCAGTACTGGGAAAGAATGATAAATtggtgtgtagggtgtgtggtaaTACTGGAAGACCCAGTGCACAAAAATCACTGCAGTGCAATGTCTCTCCCTGTATAACAGCCCTCATTCATTACTGTGGTTTCTACAGGAACAATTATACAAGCACTAAATAAACCCAGTCAGCCCCATTCTTtacacaccattcaaatcattctcatccCATAAGGACACAGTTCACAACCATCAAAACTGTGGAGAGAGATTTAAGGAACAATGATTTGGATGACTTATTGTTTTTAATTGGAATTAACACTGATCAAGAATTGATTCTCTGTCTGAAATTCTGTCAGTAACCAAACTGAGCAGCCGGGGCCTAAAGGTTAGTGAAGTGGGCTTGGGGCCGAACCATTGCTGGTTTGATCCCCGGACAGGGAGGAAAAATGTGGGCAGTGAATTAACAGCACTTTTCCCTCAATAGACACGGCTAAGCCCTaaacagctgtcaatcattattgttacacttcatcactatcatcccAACTGTATATGAGCCCTAAACTCAACTACAAGGCTGATGAGAAGGGTTCAGTCTGCCAGCCTTGATGGAGTCATATGACTCCCAAAGAAAGTATCTGTCAAATATGGAAACTCAggtctgatccaggatcagtccaAGTGTGGTCTGTGTCAGCAAGTTCTGAGAGATTATGTTTTttaaccaactctctctctctctctctctgtctctctctctctctctctctctctgcagtgtggagacagatctTATTGAGAATCAATCTGGATGCAGCCAAAACGGCCAACATAACACAtctgtgtctgagtcagatgatgtcctgctgagaatcattgagggtcataaaaccaccctgaaaaagaagtatgagtgcttatatgaaggtgttgcactgaaagaaaaccaaaccctcctcaacagcatttacacagagctctacattacagagggagagagtgaaggagtgaatgagaaacatgaggttttacagattgaaTCAGTATCCAGGAAATGGgtttctcaagacaaaccaatcagctgcaatgacatcttcaaaccaTTGTCAACCAACAGAcctaaagagcagaaaaaagccTCGTTTAGTCAGGAACCTGAAGGGGACAGAAAAAAgccagaaatcagaactgtactcaccaagggcattgctggaattggaaaaacagtctctgtgcagaagttcattctggactgggcagaaggaaggaccaatcaggacattgcTTTCATGCTGGTTCTTCCTTTTAGAgaactgaacttggttaaagatgaacagttcagtcttcatggactcctgTTAGAGTTTCACCCAGAACTGAAGgacttggatccaaagaaatataatgactgtaaaatgctattcatctttgatggttttgatgagagtcgacttcagTTGAATTTTTGTcagagtctgtgtgatgtgaccacaacatcatcagtgagTATGCTGATATCAGACCTCATtcaaggaaatcttcttccctctgcactcatctggataacctccagaccagcagcagccagtcagatcccctctcaattcatcagtcgtgtgacagaagtccaaggattcagtgattcacagaaagaggaatacttcagaaaacgagtcagtgatgagagtcaagccaacagaatcatctcacacatcaagacatcagtgagtctccacatcatgtgtcacatcccagtgttctgttggatttcagccactgtgcttcaggaaatgctgcgtcaagacaatgttaaagagatccctaaaactctgactgagatgtacacacacttcctgctcattcagactaaaatgaagaagcagaaatatgaggagaaaattgagacagactcaaagaatcttctggaatcaagcaaggagatctttctgaaacttgccaaactggcttttaatcagttgctgaggggcaatatcatgttttatgaaaaggatctgagagaatgtggcattgatgtgagtgaagccacagtgtactctgggatttgtactgagatctttaaggaggaatctgtgcttggtcagaagaaggtctactcctttgtgcatctgagtgttcaagagttctttgctgctctctatgtgttttactgctatgtAAACAGGAACATGGAGGCACTGGAGTATTTTATGCAGGAAGAGACCAGAATGGAGCCAAAATATCTTTGGTTGGCTGAGTTGCTGAAGAAAGCTGTGAATAAATCTCtggagagtaaggatggacgtctcgatctgtttgtccgcttccttcatggcatctcactggagtccaaccagaaactcctacaaggcctgctgacacacacacagaactaccAAATAAACATCAAGAAAATAAGCTGTTACATCAAAAAGCTGAATAAAGATGGTGTCCCgcctgagagatggatcaatctactgcactgcctgactgaaatgaattataactctctccatgaagaaattcaggcttttgtcaagtctgaaaattacagaactaaactctcacttgcacactgcacagcactggcctacatgtttctgatgtcagaggaggtgctggatgagtttgacctgaagaaatacaagacatcagatgagggtcgtaggagactgctcccagctgtgaggtgctgcagaaaagctctgtgagtttttagtttgacatgtttttaaaaagtaacaCTCTTATAGTTGCATTAtatgaaaggaaaatgaaatatggcTGATCTGTGCCATGTTCCAAGATGCAGGTATGTGTTTTTGGAAGtattctcagtttgttttcagttttgaaattaTTGGATATCATCAAATATTATATACCATAAACATTACAGGAGAGAATAGATTCATGGAGGCAAACTTACATACATGACATTACAGTATATGGATGATGGGCAGTGAAATATCTGTGCATATAAAATATGCAGGTTGTGTGTTATACATTATTATaactgtttttatcattatttttagtCTCCTCAGTTTTAATAGGTCTGATACCACAGTACATAGGCCAGGGCTTTTCAACTACTCATTCAAATGGGCCGGATTTCAGAACCAGACCTTGTTCATGGGccagaaaatgtttgaaagcttttttaaaaagaacTATTTACATTAATTCAAAACAATTACAGCTTTACAcctatttacatttattacacaTTTGGAAATAGTAAAAGAACCTTGTTTGTCAAACCAGGGTGTAAAACAGTGGTTTTCATGGTCAatgtttcagttcagtgttgacaaagacatttttatcaGCCTTAGAACAGTTTGTAGCTGACGGATAGGTTTTGACTTTGTGAACAAGATCAAAATCATAGTCTGTACATAAAGATTAATATAGgaaaatttaaatacatttcaagctcttgtgactctctctctctctctctctctctctctctctctctctctctctctctctctctctctctccagacttgctggctgtaatctcactgaacagtcctgttcatctgtagcctcagttctacagtcagtaaactgtcccctgagagaactggacctgagtaacaatgaccttcaggattcaggagtgaagtttctctgtgtgggactgaagaatccacactgtaaagtggagatactgaggtcagtaatAGTCGGGAActgaaaagatatttttaataaaatgttttgtgtcatttctttacACTGGATTTGCCTGTGGATTAGATCTCTAGCTGAATTAATTCACCTAAATTT containing:
- the LOC115821748 gene encoding NACHT, LRR and PYD domains-containing protein 3-like → MKSDRSMHKPPDFSREAVCSESHQNGQHNTSVSESDDVLLRIIEGHKTTLKKKYECLYEGVALKENQTLLNSIYTELYITEGESEGVNEKHEVLQIESVSRKWVSQDKPISCNDIFKPLSTNRPKEQKKASFSQEPEGDRKKPEIRTVLTKGIAGIGKTVSVQKFILDWAEGRTNQDIAFMLVLPFRELNLVKDEQFSLHGLLLEFHPELKDLDPKKYNDCKMLFIFDGFDESRLQLNFCQSLCDVTTTSSVSMLISDLIQGNLLPSALIWITSRPAAASQIPSQFISRVTEVQGFSDSQKEEYFRKRVSDESQANRIISHIKTSVSLHIMCHIPVFCWISATVLQEMLRQDNVKEIPKTLTEMYTHFLLIQTKMKKQKYEEKIETDSKNLLESSKEIFLKLAKLAFNQLLRGNIMFYEKDLRECGIDVSEATVYSGICTEIFKEESVLGQKKVYSFVHLSVQEFFAALYVFYCYVNRNMEALEYFMQEETRMEPKYLWLAELLKKAVNKSLESKDGRLDLFVRFLHGISLESNQKLLQGLLTHTQNYQINIKKISCYIKKLNKDGVPPERWINLLHCLTEMNYNSLHEEIQAFVKSENYRTKLSLAHCTALAYMFLMSEEVLDEFDLKKYKTSDEGRRRLLPAVRCCRKALLAGCNLTEQSCSSVASVLQSVNCPLRELDLSNNDLQDSGVKFLCVGLKNPHCKVEILRLSGCELTEQSCEAVASVLQSVNCPLRELDLSNNDLQDSGVKFLYEGLKNPHCKLEILRLSHCLVTEEGFSSLASALSSNPSHLRELDLSYNEPGDSGVKLLSDRKMDPHCRLDTLKSRLIYVIIMK